A section of the Solitalea canadensis DSM 3403 genome encodes:
- a CDS encoding CvfB family protein: protein MEIGKYNELKFIKKSGNGLYFSDGKDEALLPYIDVPAGIQENDVLNLFVFLDNEDKPRATTQKPFACVDEFATLTVVSENDRGSYLDWGISKDLFVPLREQKTPMEIGEQYLVYISLDRVNGRIIGSTKLVNFIEISDYDVKQGDEVELIIADRSDLGYNAIINKKYMGLIYYNEVFESLQPGDVRKGFIKQIRDDDKIDLSLQAIGYKQILDFKDTLLAELKKNKGVLSLGDKSTPDEIMDQLKVSKKVFKKTIGALYKERLIDIADNEIKMVNAEHGD, encoded by the coding sequence ATGGAAATAGGAAAATATAATGAGCTTAAGTTTATAAAAAAATCCGGCAACGGACTTTATTTCAGTGACGGAAAAGATGAAGCTTTGTTACCTTATATAGATGTACCTGCTGGAATACAAGAAAATGATGTTCTGAATCTTTTTGTATTTCTGGATAATGAAGATAAACCCCGGGCAACCACACAAAAGCCTTTTGCTTGTGTTGACGAGTTTGCAACCTTAACTGTTGTAAGTGAAAATGACAGAGGTTCATACCTCGATTGGGGAATTTCAAAAGATTTGTTTGTTCCATTGCGTGAGCAAAAAACACCTATGGAAATTGGCGAGCAATATTTGGTTTACATTTCTTTAGATAGAGTAAATGGTAGAATTATAGGATCAACCAAATTGGTAAACTTTATTGAAATTTCTGACTATGATGTTAAACAAGGTGACGAAGTTGAATTAATAATTGCTGATAGAAGCGATTTGGGTTACAATGCAATTATCAACAAAAAGTATATGGGCCTTATTTACTACAATGAAGTTTTTGAATCGTTACAACCTGGCGATGTAAGAAAAGGCTTTATTAAGCAAATTAGAGACGACGATAAAATTGATTTGAGTTTACAAGCAATTGGCTACAAACAAATTTTAGACTTTAAAGACACGTTGTTGGCCGAACTCAAAAAAAACAAAGGCGTTTTATCCTTGGGCGACAAAAGCACCCCCGATGAAATTATGGATCAATTAAAAGTGAGCAAAAAGGTGTTTAAAAAAACCATCGGCGCACTTTACAAAGAGAGATTGATAGATATTGCAGACAATGAGATCAAGATGGTTAATGCAGAGCATGGGGATTAG